A single genomic interval of Spinacia oleracea cultivar Varoflay chromosome 6, BTI_SOV_V1, whole genome shotgun sequence harbors:
- the LOC110793382 gene encoding protein OCTOPUS-like, which yields MAQPPPNPKPRRLTPCHRHPDLPTTTGLCAPCLRDRLSLLNPSSTTSTTTTTCGEASTSSGVLPELRRCKTFSAKNCDVSVGMEPRRRSCDVRGRNSLSSLFDIDDNDGDDVVSVQSRNLGFLSKGTCPVPEEEEEEEEEEEEEEEEIVEARVSNIGNVDEFEESKTMKEFIDLELQANSKGSGSNKKDLKEIAGSFWIAASVFSKKFQKWGKKQKRESECNGSNVGLGEMKLENLRGRRLRDTQSEVGEYGCGRRSCDTDPRGSIDFGRASIDCGGLGRRSCDTDPRFSIDLGRASVDCGRISVDEVGRSECDAPRASWDGYLLGGRQTLPRGNGNAPMVSVIENAMATVYGFDNRVLGEGKMKVENGSDRERWRNGFDRSSSVKKRDMGVIEDSEAKGLSNARVSPAAIGIFNGTKLLITEKELNEWRLNSNSIGGDDSSESFETASKDLASVSSSSNGKSFKKCRQWSKLWSILGLLHRKKGDKFGNESPDADSADNSGRKLGRSFSTSSSRGSSTIVGFGSGSGSGSGSVGGIASKNESKAIVRSRQEGVVLHKNRSARYSNSPNHLDNNGLLRFYLTPLRSRRRNRLGKSRLKNSKSLARTVLRL from the coding sequence ATGGCGCAACCACCGCCAAACCCTAAACCTCGCCGCCTTACTCCATGTCATCGCCACCCTGACCTCCCTACTACCACTGGTCTCTGTGCTCCCTGTCTCCGCGACCGACTCTCACTCCTCAACCCTTCTTCTACTACtagtactactactactacatGTGGTGAAGCCTCCACTAGTTCCGGAGTCTTGCCGGAGCTTCGGCGGTGCAAGACTTTCTCGGCGAAGAACTGTGATGTTTCTGTCGGGATGGAACCCCGCCGGAGATCTTGCGATGTTCGTGGTCGtaactctctctcctctctgttTGACATCGACGATAACGACGGGGACGACGTCGTTTCGGTCCAATCGAGGAATTTAGGGTTTTTGAGTAAAGGTACGTGTCCTGTTcccgaggaggaggaggaggaggaggaggaagaggaagaggaagaagaagagattGTTGAAGCTAGGGTTTCTAATATTGGAAATGTGGATGAGTTTGAGGAATCGAAGACTATGAAAGAGTTTATAGATCTTGAATTACAAGCTAATAGTAAAGGTAGTGGTAGTAATAAGAAGGATTTGAAGGAGATTGCTGGAAGTTTCTGGATTGCTGCTTCTGTATTCAGTAAGAAGTTTCAGAAATGGGGGAAGAAGCAGAAGAGAGAGAGTGAGTGTAATGGAAGCAATGTTGGTTTGGGAGAGATGAAGCTTGAAAATTTGAGGGGGAGGAGGTTGAGGGATACTCAATCAGAAGTTGGTGAGTATGGTTGTGGAAGGAGGTCGTGTGATACGGATCCTCGAGGTTCCATTGATTTCGGTAGAGCATCCATCGATTGTGGTGGACTTGGGAGGAGGTCTTGTGATACTGATCCTAGGTTTTCGATTGATTTGGGGAGAGCATCAGTGGATTGTGGTAGAATATCGGTTGATGAGGTGGGAAGGAGTGAGTGTGATGCTCCGAGGGCCTCTTGGGATGGGTATTTGCTTGGCGGGAGACAGACATTACCCCGTGGGAATGGGAATGCCCCTATGGTTTCAGTTATTGAGAATGCTATGGCTACAGTTTATGGGTTTGATAACCGAGTATTGGGTGAAGGAAAAATGAAGGTGGAAAATGGGAGTGATAGAGAGCGGTGGAGGAATGGTTTTGATCGCTCTAGTTCAGTGAAGAAGAGGGATATGGGAGTGATTGAGGATAGTGAAGCAAAAGGATTATCAAATGCCAGAGTATCGCCTGCTGCTATTGGGATCTTCAATGGAACCAAGTTGCTTATAACTGAGAAAGAGTTGAATGAGTGGAGGTTGAATTCAAATTCAATTGGGGGGGATGACAGTTCGGAGAGCTTTGAGACGGCTTCTAAAGACCTTGCATCTGTGTCTAGCAGCAGTAATGGGAAGAGTTTCAAGAAGTGTCGCCAATGGAGCAAGTTGTGGAGTATTTTGGGATTGCTACATAGAAAAAAGGGGGATAAATTTGGGAATGAGAGCCCAGATGCTGATTCTGCAGATAACAGTGGAAGGAAACTTGGACGAAGCTTTAGCACTTCAAGCTCTAGGGGGTCTTCGACGATAGTTGGTTTTGGTTCAGGTTCAGGTTCAGGTTCAGGTTCAGTCGGTGGAATAGCAAGTAAGAATGAATCCAAGGCCATTGTTAGGAGTAGGCAGGAAGGTGTTGTTTTACACAAGAATCGAAGCGCTAGGTACTCTAACTCACCcaaccaccttgataataatgGGTTGTTGCGATTTTATTTGACACCACTGAGGAGCCGTAGGAGAAATAGGTTAGGAAAAAGTAGGTTGAAGAACTCAAAATCTCTGGCTAGAACTGTATTAAGGTTGTAA
- the LOC110793379 gene encoding uncharacterized protein produces MEKAKEMLEVSKDESQIVSKLAVHPHRPNLDFSFYEDFTLRGIRVDRVESQLVVCSFKVPPRLTDRNGNLGSGAIANLVDEIGAVVIYREGLPMNVSVTMSISYVSTAKVDDELEVTSKLLGRKGSIFGTIVVLKNKATGETIAEGRHSLFSKHASKI; encoded by the exons ATGGAGAAAGCAAAAGAGATGTTGGAAGTGAGTAAGGATGAATCACAAATTGTATCCAAACTTGCTGTTCATCCTCACCGTCCTAACCTCGATTTCAGCTTCTATGAAGACTTCACCTTACGCGGTATTCGAGTCGACCGAGTTGAATCCCAACTCGTCGTCTGTTCGTTCAAAGTTCCTCCTCGACTCACT GATAGGAATGGAAACTTGGGTTCCGGCGCAATTGCAAACCTTGTTGATGAGATTGGTGCTGTGGTGATTTACAGAGAAGGACTCCCTATGAACGTATCTGTCACCATGTCTATCTCCTATGTGTCAACTGCCAAAGTTGAT GATGAGCTTGAAGTAACCTCAAAGCTTTTGGGGCGGAAGGGGTCTATTTTTGGAACCATTGTCGTGCTCAAGAATAAAGCTACTGGAGAAACTATTGCTGAAGGCCGACATTCCCTTTTTAGCAAACATGCTAGCAAAATTTGA
- the LOC110793381 gene encoding AT-rich interactive domain-containing protein 2, whose translation MHKPKKRNLQSPQKSADWLQYINDCLPGLVIPVGPRFQADVPEYNDQFANGDSDTSRWLGTKTWALEDDDSTTTDSGGKIGKGRPDSCFCSSRGSPLCVKQHITEARARLQSYLGPAFKSWNFDEMGYDVGKTWSSKQKKKFDNLVRANPLSEGKSFLQPAQLSFPSKTRKDIVSYYLNVYVPKRISMITQSGCKVLDSDDDEVEEAPNAKNSLKRSRPDSEDSSTKLAKSHYLTGRR comes from the coding sequence ATGCACAAGCCAAAGAAAAGAAATCTTCAATCACCTCAGAAGTCAGCAGACTGGTTACAATATATTAATGATTGTCTTCCTGGACTAGTAATACCAGTTGGTCCTCGATTTCAAGCAGATGTTCCAGAATATAATGATCAGTTTGCAAATGGTGATTCAGATACTTCAAGGTGGTTAGGTACCAAAACGTGGGCCCTTGAAGATGATGACAGTACTACCACCGACTCAGGAGGTAAAATTGGTAAAGGAAGGCCTGATTCCTGCTTTTGTTCTTCTCGCGGTTCTCCCCTATGTGTAAAGCAACATATTACGGAAGCAAGAGCAAGATTGCAATCTTACTTGGGTCCTGCATTTAAGAGTTGGAATTTCGATGAGATGGGTTATGATGTTGGAAAGACCTGGTCGTCaaagcaaaaaaagaaatttGATAATCTTGTCAGGGCAAATCCATTGTCAGAGGGTAAGAGTTTTCTGCAGCCAGCTCAGTTATCATTCCCATCTAAGACCAGGAAAGATATTGTCAGCTATTATCTCAACGTATATGTTCCCAAGCGCATCAGCATGATAACTCAGTCAGGATGTAAAGTGCtcgatagtgatgatgatgaggtTGAAGAAGCTCCAAATGCCAAGAATTCTCTGAAAAGATCTCGACCCGATAGTGAAGATAGTAGTACAAAACTTGCCAAGTCCCACTACTTGACGGGGAGAAGATGA